A region from the Dinoroseobacter shibae DFL 12 = DSM 16493 genome encodes:
- a CDS encoding glutamine synthetase family protein gives MAETPLERMLASVPEPARAYLEGRRLDEVECIVADLAGVARGKAMPAAKFARQMSFYLPNSIFFQTITGGWAEAALDGFTEPDMVLKPDFSTATPAPWTADWTLQIIHDIEDQSGAPMPVAPRNVLKRVIALYKARGWKPVVAPEMEFYLTARNIDPAIAIQPPMGRTGRRAAARQAYSMSAVDEYGPVIDDIYDFAEAQGLEIDGITQEGGAGQIEINLRHGDPLKLADEVFYFKRLIREAALRHDCFATFMAKPIQDEPGSAMHIHHSVTDIATGENIFTAPDGTETPAFQHFIAGLQSHLGDVVPLYAPYVNSYRRYVPENAAPINLEWARDNRTAGLRVPVANPAARRVENRLAGMDCNPYLGIAASLACGYLGLLAEKPPKPQYVGDAYSGSEDLAPELGAALDLFSEATAVHDILGPEFCRVYEIVKRHEYTEFLQVISPWEREHLLLNV, from the coding sequence ATGGCCGAAACGCCGCTTGAGCGGATGCTCGCCAGCGTGCCCGAACCCGCCCGCGCCTACCTCGAAGGGCGGCGCCTCGACGAGGTGGAATGCATCGTGGCCGACCTTGCGGGCGTGGCCCGCGGCAAGGCCATGCCCGCGGCCAAGTTCGCGCGGCAGATGTCGTTCTATCTGCCCAATTCGATCTTTTTCCAGACCATTACCGGCGGCTGGGCGGAGGCGGCGCTCGACGGGTTCACCGAGCCCGACATGGTGCTGAAACCCGATTTCAGCACCGCGACCCCGGCGCCCTGGACCGCCGACTGGACCTTGCAGATCATCCACGACATCGAGGATCAGTCCGGCGCGCCCATGCCGGTGGCCCCGCGCAACGTGCTCAAGCGGGTGATCGCACTCTACAAGGCGCGGGGCTGGAAACCCGTGGTCGCGCCGGAGATGGAATTCTACCTCACGGCGCGCAACATCGATCCGGCCATCGCGATCCAGCCGCCCATGGGGCGCACCGGGCGGCGCGCGGCGGCCCGGCAGGCCTATTCCATGTCCGCGGTGGACGAGTACGGCCCGGTGATCGACGATATCTACGATTTCGCCGAGGCTCAGGGGCTGGAGATCGACGGCATCACCCAGGAGGGCGGCGCCGGCCAGATCGAGATCAACCTGCGCCATGGCGATCCGCTGAAGCTGGCCGACGAGGTGTTCTATTTCAAACGGCTGATCCGGGAGGCGGCGCTGCGGCATGACTGTTTCGCCACCTTCATGGCCAAGCCGATCCAGGACGAGCCGGGCTCGGCCATGCATATCCACCATTCGGTGACCGACATCGCCACGGGGGAGAACATCTTCACCGCGCCGGACGGCACCGAGACCCCCGCCTTTCAGCATTTCATCGCCGGGTTGCAGAGCCATCTGGGCGATGTGGTCCCGCTCTATGCGCCTTATGTGAACAGCTACCGGCGGTATGTCCCGGAGAATGCCGCCCCCATCAATCTAGAATGGGCGCGGGACAACCGCACGGCGGGTCTGCGGGTGCCGGTGGCCAACCCGGCCGCGCGGCGGGTGGAGAACCGTCTGGCAGGGATGGATTGCAACCCGTACCTGGGCATCGCGGCTTCGCTGGCCTGCGGCTATCTCGGCCTGCTGGCCGAGAAACCGCCGAAGCCGCAATATGTGGGCGATGCCTATTCCGGGTCCGAGGACCTCGCCCCGGAGCTTGGCGCGGCGCTGGACCTGTTTTCCGAGGCGACCGCGGTGCACGATATTCTCGGGCCGGAATTCTGCCGGGTCTACGAGATCGTCAAGCGCCACGAATACACCGAGTTCCTGCAAGTGATCTCACCCTGGGAGCGGGAGCATCTGCTTCTGAACGTGTGA
- a CDS encoding NAD(P)/FAD-dependent oxidoreductase — MDLLRANDRDGAYPPSYYASTVPARPALPAAQGPIHTDVCIVGGGYTGLSAALHLAERGYDVVVLEAQRVGFGASGRNGGQVASGPRLDLSTLEARYGRETAHAQWALAREARKLVDELVARGLDCDLRAGVIYATDRAGDVAGYHAEAAHVQAAVGYDGVTPLDRDRIAALVGSAVYAGGVLDAGAAHLNPLKLVLGLADLAQVAGAQIFEGSQVRSVADAGPHVVVTTDAATIAAEQVILAGNGYIGGLDSATAAHVMPINSYMVATEPLGPDADAILPEGHAVADNKFVVNYFRRAPDGRLLFGGGESYRYRFTPDIAGKVRGPLERIFPQLRGIGIDYAWGGTLAITRSRLPFARKVSPRVFSAGGYSGHGVALSLLFGKAMAEAAAGEPERFNQLAALPHAPFPGGAALRAPLLLGAMSLAGLRDRLPF, encoded by the coding sequence ATGGACCTGCTGCGCGCCAATGATCGGGACGGGGCCTACCCGCCGAGCTACTACGCCAGCACGGTGCCCGCGCGCCCCGCCCTGCCGGCGGCACAGGGGCCGATCCATACGGATGTCTGCATCGTGGGGGGCGGATATACCGGGCTGTCGGCGGCCCTGCACCTGGCCGAGCGCGGCTATGACGTGGTGGTCCTCGAAGCCCAGAGGGTCGGGTTCGGCGCGTCGGGGCGCAACGGGGGGCAGGTCGCCTCCGGTCCCCGGCTGGATCTGAGCACGCTGGAGGCGCGCTATGGCCGCGAGACCGCCCACGCCCAGTGGGCGCTGGCTCGCGAAGCGCGGAAGCTGGTCGATGAATTGGTCGCGCGAGGCCTCGACTGTGATCTGCGAGCCGGGGTGATCTATGCCACGGACCGCGCCGGAGACGTGGCCGGGTATCACGCGGAGGCCGCCCATGTGCAGGCGGCAGTGGGATATGACGGGGTCACGCCACTGGACCGGGACCGGATCGCCGCGTTGGTGGGCAGCGCGGTTTACGCGGGCGGTGTGCTCGACGCCGGGGCGGCGCACCTGAACCCGCTCAAGCTGGTTCTGGGGCTTGCCGATCTGGCGCAGGTCGCGGGGGCGCAGATCTTCGAAGGCTCCCAGGTACGCAGCGTCGCGGATGCAGGCCCCCATGTGGTCGTGACCACGGACGCGGCCACCATCGCGGCCGAGCAGGTCATCCTCGCCGGGAACGGGTATATCGGCGGCCTGGACAGCGCGACCGCAGCTCATGTCATGCCGATCAACTCCTACATGGTCGCGACCGAACCGCTCGGCCCGGACGCGGATGCGATCCTGCCCGAGGGGCATGCGGTCGCCGACAACAAGTTCGTGGTCAACTATTTCCGCCGCGCGCCGGACGGGCGGCTCCTGTTCGGGGGCGGCGAAAGCTATCGCTACCGGTTCACGCCGGATATTGCCGGCAAGGTGCGCGGGCCGCTCGAGCGGATCTTCCCGCAGTTGCGCGGGATCGGGATCGATTACGCCTGGGGCGGAACGCTCGCGATCACCCGCAGCCGCCTGCCGTTTGCGCGCAAGGTCTCGCCCCGGGTATTTTCGGCAGGCGGGTATTCGGGCCATGGCGTGGCGCTGTCGCTGCTCTTCGGCAAGGCGATGGCGGAGGCCGCCGCGGGGGAGCCGGAGCGGTTCAACCAGCTTGCCGCCCTGCCCCATGCGCCCTTCCCCGGCGGCGCGGCCCTACGCGCGCCGCTGCTCTTGGGCGCGATGAGCCTTGCCGGCCTGCGGGATCGCCTGCCGTTCTGA
- a CDS encoding DegT/DnrJ/EryC1/StrS family aminotransferase, with the protein MTLIAPNTYDAEPIPAAARAEIDGLLQSGDLFRYTAPENAPVSLLEQEFSEMMGSRYAVAVASCSAALFLSLKALDLPRGAKVLIPAFTFAAVPSAVVHADCTPVLVEVGADYRIDLEDFAAKLTEDIACILISHMRGHTSDMDAIMALADARGIPVIEDAAHSLGTVWKGRKIGTIGRIGCFSFQSYKLVNAGEGGILITDDADLAARAIIMSGAYEHAWKKHPGIGSACARWQNQLPLYNTRLGNLSASIIRSQLAEIPRRVRDGRANHDYVAAALNALPWMQVPSPLPGEARAPDSIQFNLVGLSDAEVRAFCAATQTHGLSVQVFGMSADNARAYWNWQFLRDQPELPKTREMLMRACDLRLPARLTPDELNTIIAILREGIFAVKEPQRLSA; encoded by the coding sequence ATGACCCTTATCGCCCCGAACACCTATGATGCCGAGCCGATCCCTGCCGCGGCCCGTGCCGAGATCGACGGGTTGCTGCAATCGGGTGATCTGTTCCGCTATACCGCGCCGGAGAATGCGCCTGTCTCCCTGCTGGAACAGGAATTCTCCGAGATGATGGGAAGCCGTTATGCCGTGGCGGTGGCATCCTGTTCGGCGGCGCTGTTCCTGTCTTTGAAGGCGCTGGACCTGCCGCGCGGGGCCAAGGTGCTGATCCCGGCCTTCACCTTCGCGGCGGTGCCCTCGGCGGTGGTGCATGCGGACTGCACACCGGTGCTGGTCGAGGTGGGCGCCGATTACCGGATCGACCTGGAGGATTTCGCGGCCAAGCTGACCGAAGACATCGCTTGTATCCTGATCAGTCACATGCGCGGGCACACATCGGACATGGACGCGATCATGGCGCTGGCCGATGCGCGCGGCATCCCCGTGATCGAGGACGCGGCCCATTCCCTGGGCACGGTGTGGAAGGGGCGCAAGATCGGAACGATCGGGCGGATCGGCTGTTTCTCGTTCCAGTCCTACAAGCTGGTGAATGCGGGCGAAGGGGGGATCCTGATCACCGACGATGCGGATCTGGCCGCGCGGGCGATCATCATGTCCGGCGCCTATGAGCATGCGTGGAAGAAACACCCGGGCATCGGCTCGGCCTGCGCGCGGTGGCAGAACCAGCTGCCGCTTTACAACACGCGGCTGGGCAACCTGTCGGCGTCGATCATCCGGTCGCAATTGGCGGAAATCCCGCGCCGGGTGCGGGACGGGCGCGCCAATCACGACTATGTCGCCGCCGCCCTGAACGCGCTGCCCTGGATGCAGGTGCCCAGCCCCCTGCCCGGAGAAGCCCGCGCGCCGGATTCGATCCAGTTCAACCTTGTGGGTTTGAGCGACGCAGAGGTCCGGGCGTTCTGCGCGGCGACGCAGACCCATGGCCTGTCGGTGCAGGTGTTCGGGATGAGCGCCGACAATGCACGGGCCTATTGGAACTGGCAATTCCTGCGGGATCAGCCGGAGTTGCCCAAGACGCGCGAGATGCTGATGCGGGCCTGCGATCTGCGCCTGCCCGCACGGCTGACCCCGGACGAGCTGAATACGATCATTGCGATCCTGCGGGAGGGGATTTTCGCGGTGAAGGAGCCCCAGCGGCTGAGCGCCTAG
- a CDS encoding LysR family transcriptional regulator, protein MSTLAHSGKFTLWGVEVFLATAEERAISAAARRLGVSISAVSQQLTNLEAALGVDLLDRSARPMALTPAGRLFRARAQAILNEAELARMELARTGRGAVPRIRLGVIEDFDATVTPGVLLDLVAQLPRSRIRLESGASHRLLDLLDSRGLDMVVATEVAAPPPWMDVHPILRDPFVRVLPKSAGPQIEYIKYTSRHVMGQQIEAHLARHGQPSDARFELDSYAAILAMVAEGRGWTILTPLGVASAQRFLGQVDLEPLDTPPLARTISVMTRQDVLLDMPERVAETLRARVAAAVVDPLLARWTWLRGQLEML, encoded by the coding sequence GTGTCGACCTTGGCGCATAGTGGCAAATTCACGCTTTGGGGTGTCGAGGTGTTCCTCGCCACCGCGGAGGAACGTGCGATCTCTGCGGCAGCACGCCGTCTGGGCGTGAGTATCTCGGCGGTCTCACAGCAGCTCACGAACCTCGAGGCCGCACTGGGAGTGGACCTTCTGGACCGTTCCGCGCGGCCCATGGCCCTGACACCGGCGGGGCGGCTGTTCCGTGCCCGGGCCCAGGCCATTCTCAACGAGGCCGAGCTCGCCCGGATGGAACTGGCCCGAACCGGCAGAGGGGCGGTGCCCCGAATCCGGCTGGGGGTGATCGAGGATTTCGATGCCACCGTGACCCCGGGTGTCCTGCTCGACCTGGTCGCGCAGTTGCCGCGCAGCCGCATCCGCCTCGAAAGCGGCGCGAGCCATCGGTTGCTCGACCTGCTGGACAGTCGCGGGCTGGATATGGTCGTCGCCACCGAAGTGGCCGCGCCGCCCCCCTGGATGGATGTGCATCCGATCCTGCGCGACCCTTTCGTGCGGGTGCTACCGAAATCCGCAGGGCCGCAGATCGAGTACATCAAGTACACCAGCCGCCATGTCATGGGCCAACAGATCGAGGCGCATCTCGCCCGCCACGGTCAGCCGTCCGATGCCCGGTTCGAACTCGACAGCTACGCGGCGATCCTCGCGATGGTGGCGGAGGGGCGCGGCTGGACCATCCTGACCCCGCTCGGGGTAGCCTCGGCGCAGCGCTTCCTCGGGCAGGTCGATCTGGAACCCCTCGACACCCCGCCGCTGGCCCGCACCATTTCCGTCATGACACGGCAGGATGTCCTGCTCGACATGCCGGAACGCGTGGCCGAGACCCTGCGCGCGCGCGTCGCCGCGGCGGTGGTCGATCCGCTGCTGGCGCGCTGGACTTGGTTGCGGGGCCAGCTCGAGATGCTCTAG
- the phaR gene encoding polyhydroxyalkanoate synthesis repressor PhaR, producing MAETGKPLLIKRYASRRLYNTETSDYVTLEDIAKFIREGREVQIVDLKSGDNLTRQYLLQIIAEHESRGENVLPISVLTDLVRSYAGQSTSVVPQFLAASFEMLRDSQEKMINNLGGMPNPMVAVPGFEQMQKQQKAFLETMMGGWTPSSTMPTEEASEKPEDSTADIDDIKRQLADLQKKLSGLN from the coding sequence GTGGCAGAAACCGGAAAACCGTTGTTGATCAAACGGTACGCGAGCCGACGTCTCTACAACACGGAAACGAGTGACTATGTCACGCTGGAGGATATCGCGAAGTTCATTCGCGAAGGCCGCGAGGTGCAGATCGTCGATCTTAAGAGCGGCGACAACCTCACCCGTCAATATCTCCTTCAAATCATTGCAGAACATGAGAGCCGTGGCGAGAATGTCCTGCCAATCTCGGTGTTGACCGACCTGGTGCGGAGCTATGCGGGGCAATCCACCTCCGTGGTGCCCCAGTTCCTCGCGGCGTCCTTCGAGATGCTGCGCGACAGTCAGGAGAAGATGATCAACAACCTCGGGGGCATGCCCAATCCCATGGTCGCCGTGCCGGGTTTCGAGCAGATGCAGAAACAGCAGAAAGCGTTTCTCGAAACAATGATGGGCGGGTGGACACCTTCCAGCACCATGCCGACCGAGGAGGCGAGCGAAAAGCCCGAGGACTCCACAGCCGATATCGACGATATAAAGCGGCAATTGGCCGACCTGCAGAAGAAGCTTTCCGGACTGAACTAG
- a CDS encoding phasin family protein gives MAKAEDFTKYMSDFMASFPMDTSAMTDAFKNSAALSEKLSKVALEAADKSTEISTKWTKETISKLGDVTAAKTEPTDYTKAMTDFASAQAEMASENMAAFAEVAKKVQMETVELMLAAGKEVQEETTAAVKKATAEATTAAKKVAAAK, from the coding sequence ATGGCTAAAGCCGAAGATTTCACCAAGTACATGTCCGACTTCATGGCATCGTTCCCGATGGACACCTCCGCCATGACCGACGCATTCAAGAATTCCGCCGCTCTGAGCGAGAAGCTGTCGAAAGTGGCTCTGGAAGCTGCCGACAAATCCACCGAGATCTCCACCAAGTGGACCAAAGAAACGATCTCGAAGCTGGGTGATGTCACTGCCGCCAAGACCGAGCCGACCGACTACACCAAGGCGATGACCGACTTCGCTTCCGCGCAGGCCGAGATGGCTTCCGAGAACATGGCGGCCTTCGCTGAAGTCGCCAAGAAGGTTCAGATGGAAACCGTCGAGCTGATGCTGGCTGCCGGCAAGGAAGTTCAGGAAGAGACCACTGCCGCCGTCAAGAAGGCGACCGCAGAGGCCACGACCGCTGCCAAGAAAGTTGCTGCTGCGAAGTAA
- a CDS encoding PHA/PHB synthase family protein has protein sequence MTTESGGREVAGLEMGENLEKLNANVAKMEELSQRLVRAISQREAHDQGLQGPGTDVYMKAASAYVAEVLNNPAKLMEHQVQYWGKTLKHVVEAQQMLAKGQLKAPRDEHAGDRRFKNPLWDTHPYFNFVKQQYLISAESIEKAVADLDNLEPNDKKRVEFFSKQIVDLFSPANFLSTNPDALEKAVETNGESLVRGLENLVRDIESHQGEHLVTLSDPSAFTVGENLATTEGSVVYRNRMMELIQYAPKTETVCKTPLILFPPWINKFYILDLKPKNSLINWIVEQGYTLFVVSWVNPDETYADVSLDTYVEEGYMTAIEEVKKITGEKQVNAVGYCIAGTTLTSVLALMNKRGDKSVRSATFFTTMTDFEDAGEMAVFLDDDFVDGIEREVASKGYLHSFFMSRTFSYLRANDLVYGPAIRSYMMGEAPPAFDLLHWNGDSTNLPGKMVVQYLRDLCQGNKLAKGEFELCGEVLSLKDMKTPAMAIACETDHIAHWKGSFNGFKQFGSRDKTFIVSESGHIAGIVNPPSKMKYGHYTNDGPMEDPETWLASAEYHEGSWWPRWSEWLKRRSGAQVPARQPGDATHPALAAAPGEYVVARVDG, from the coding sequence ATGACAACTGAGTCGGGCGGGCGGGAAGTCGCAGGATTAGAAATGGGTGAAAATCTCGAAAAACTGAATGCGAATGTTGCGAAAATGGAAGAGCTTTCGCAACGATTGGTCCGGGCCATCTCTCAGCGGGAGGCGCATGACCAGGGTCTTCAGGGGCCTGGAACCGACGTCTACATGAAGGCCGCGAGCGCTTATGTGGCCGAGGTGCTCAACAATCCGGCCAAGCTGATGGAGCACCAGGTCCAGTACTGGGGCAAGACGCTCAAGCATGTGGTCGAAGCGCAACAAATGCTGGCCAAGGGTCAGCTGAAGGCGCCCCGTGACGAACATGCGGGCGATCGCCGCTTCAAGAACCCGCTTTGGGATACCCACCCGTATTTCAACTTCGTCAAGCAACAATACCTGATTTCTGCGGAATCGATCGAGAAGGCGGTGGCCGATCTCGACAACCTGGAGCCCAACGACAAGAAGCGGGTGGAGTTCTTTTCCAAGCAGATCGTCGATCTGTTCTCGCCTGCGAATTTCCTGTCCACCAATCCCGATGCGCTCGAGAAAGCGGTGGAAACCAACGGCGAGTCCCTGGTGCGCGGGCTGGAGAATCTGGTGCGCGACATCGAATCCCATCAGGGCGAGCACCTCGTCACCCTGTCGGATCCGTCCGCCTTCACCGTGGGCGAAAACCTCGCCACGACGGAAGGCTCGGTCGTCTATCGCAACCGGATGATGGAATTGATCCAGTATGCGCCCAAGACCGAGACCGTCTGCAAGACGCCGCTGATCCTGTTCCCGCCCTGGATCAACAAGTTCTACATCCTCGACCTGAAGCCCAAGAACTCCCTGATCAACTGGATCGTCGAGCAGGGCTATACGCTTTTCGTGGTCAGCTGGGTCAACCCGGACGAAACCTATGCCGATGTCAGCCTCGATACCTATGTCGAGGAAGGCTACATGACCGCCATCGAGGAAGTGAAGAAGATCACCGGCGAGAAACAGGTCAATGCCGTGGGTTACTGCATCGCGGGCACGACTCTGACCTCGGTTCTGGCTCTGATGAACAAGCGCGGCGACAAGTCGGTGCGTTCGGCGACCTTCTTCACCACCATGACCGATTTCGAGGATGCGGGCGAGATGGCCGTGTTCCTCGATGACGATTTCGTCGACGGGATCGAACGCGAGGTCGCGAGCAAGGGCTACCTGCATTCGTTCTTCATGTCGCGGACCTTCTCCTACCTGCGGGCGAACGACCTGGTCTATGGCCCCGCGATCCGCAGCTACATGATGGGCGAGGCGCCGCCCGCCTTCGACCTTCTGCACTGGAACGGGGACAGCACGAACCTGCCCGGCAAGATGGTGGTGCAGTACCTGCGTGACCTGTGCCAGGGCAACAAGCTGGCCAAGGGCGAGTTCGAGCTGTGCGGCGAGGTGCTGTCGCTCAAGGACATGAAGACACCGGCTATGGCCATCGCTTGCGAGACCGACCACATCGCCCATTGGAAAGGCAGCTTCAACGGCTTCAAGCAGTTCGGCAGTCGCGACAAGACTTTCATCGTGTCGGAATCCGGGCATATCGCCGGCATCGTCAATCCGCCGAGCAAGATGAAATACGGCCACTATACCAATGACGGCCCGATGGAAGATCCCGAGACCTGGCTGGCCTCGGCCGAGTATCACGAGGGTTCCTGGTGGCCGCGCTGGTCGGAATGGCTCAAGCGCCGCTCCGGGGCGCAGGTCCCGGCCCGGCAACCGGGCGATGCGACTCACCCAGCCCTCGCTGCGGCGCCAGGTGAATACGTCGTTGCGCGCGTAGATGGTTGA
- the phaZ gene encoding polyhydroxyalkanoate depolymerase yields the protein MKYLVTYDLMESARNTNEWLGATAKAMASYPVTGMVPNPFFKVLAGWGEVTERTFARMVTKPDWGIRSVVAEDGRDHLVETEIVVARPFGDLIRFNVLGRPKKRRKVLLVAPMSGHYATLLRSTVLSLLPDCEVYITDWHNARDIPVSQGKFDVEDYTLYLVDFMKVMGPETHVIAVCQPAPLTLAATAYLAAEEPDAQPRSLTLIGGPIDPDATPTEVTDFGNRVTMGQLEQTMLQRVGFKYAGVGRMVYPGLLQLASFMSMNAERHSKAFTDQVVRAAKGEAADHDAHNRFYDEYLAVMDMTAEFYLSTVERIFKNREIAKNEFVVNGVHVDIGKITTVAVKTVEGMDDDISAPGQCVAALDLCTGLPQSKKASHLEPGAGHYGIFAGRSWRNNIRPLVLEFIDANSDVAPTAANKNAGRAAS from the coding sequence GTGAAGTACCTCGTGACCTACGATCTTATGGAAAGCGCGCGAAACACCAATGAATGGCTGGGGGCGACCGCGAAAGCCATGGCATCGTACCCGGTGACCGGCATGGTTCCGAACCCCTTTTTCAAGGTACTGGCAGGCTGGGGTGAGGTCACGGAACGCACCTTTGCGCGCATGGTCACGAAACCCGACTGGGGCATACGCTCCGTCGTGGCCGAGGATGGGCGCGATCACCTGGTCGAGACGGAAATCGTGGTTGCCCGCCCCTTCGGTGACCTGATCCGGTTCAACGTGCTCGGTCGGCCGAAGAAACGCCGCAAGGTTCTGCTCGTGGCGCCGATGTCCGGGCATTACGCGACCCTGTTGCGCTCCACCGTGCTGAGCCTGCTGCCCGATTGCGAAGTCTACATCACCGATTGGCACAACGCGCGCGACATCCCCGTGTCTCAAGGCAAGTTCGACGTGGAGGATTATACCCTCTACCTCGTGGATTTCATGAAGGTGATGGGGCCGGAGACCCATGTCATCGCGGTCTGCCAGCCCGCGCCACTGACATTGGCCGCGACGGCCTATCTCGCCGCCGAAGAGCCGGACGCCCAGCCGCGGTCGCTGACGCTGATCGGCGGGCCGATCGATCCGGACGCCACCCCGACCGAGGTGACCGATTTCGGCAACCGCGTGACCATGGGCCAGTTGGAGCAGACCATGCTGCAACGGGTCGGGTTCAAATACGCGGGTGTGGGTCGGATGGTCTATCCCGGGCTGCTGCAACTGGCGTCCTTCATGTCGATGAATGCCGAACGCCACTCCAAGGCCTTCACGGACCAGGTTGTGCGGGCCGCCAAGGGAGAAGCCGCCGATCACGACGCGCATAACCGGTTCTACGACGAATATCTCGCCGTAATGGACATGACTGCGGAATTCTACCTTTCGACCGTGGAGCGGATCTTCAAGAACCGCGAAATCGCGAAGAATGAATTCGTGGTCAACGGCGTGCATGTGGATATCGGCAAGATCACGACCGTCGCGGTGAAAACCGTCGAGGGGATGGACGACGACATCTCGGCCCCTGGCCAATGTGTCGCCGCGTTGGACCTCTGCACCGGCCTGCCGCAGTCGAAAAAGGCAAGCCACCTGGAGCCGGGTGCGGGCCATTACGGGATCTTCGCGGGACGGTCCTGGCGGAACAACATCCGTCCTCTGGTGCTGGAATTCATCGACGCCAACAGCGACGTCGCGCCCACAGCCGCGAACAAGAATGCCGGGAGAGCCGCGAGCTGA
- a CDS encoding cobalamin-independent methionine synthase II family protein, with product MTAIRTTHVGSLPRSQEVVDFIFAREQGAEYDTDAFAAAMTRGCEETVAKQVKAGIDVVSDGETSKISYATYVKDRYTGFAGDSKRNAPADLKMFPAFLERLKDEGGTPTYARPMCVGEVRSKGQGELQTDIANLKAAMAAHGASEGFMNAASPGVISLFLQNDFYPTRDAYLAALADAMAEEYRTIVEAGLYLQLDCPDLALSRHMLFNDLTDDEFIKIAGAHVEALNHALAGIDPARVRVHICWGNYEGPHVCDIDMDKVFGTLMGVSAQQLLFETSNPRHAHEWTVFRDRKAEIPEDKILVPGVIDSTTNFVEHPELVAQRIERFAGIVGADRVIAGSDCGFGTFAGFGAVDPDIAYAKLAALSDGARRASARLG from the coding sequence ATGACAGCCATTCGCACAACCCATGTGGGGAGCTTGCCGCGCAGTCAGGAGGTCGTCGATTTCATCTTCGCCCGCGAGCAGGGCGCAGAATATGACACCGATGCCTTCGCGGCGGCGATGACGCGGGGATGTGAGGAAACCGTCGCCAAGCAGGTCAAGGCAGGGATCGACGTGGTCAGCGATGGCGAGACCTCGAAGATCAGCTATGCCACCTATGTCAAGGACCGCTACACGGGCTTTGCCGGGGACAGCAAGCGCAACGCCCCCGCGGATCTCAAGATGTTCCCGGCCTTTCTCGAACGGCTCAAGGACGAAGGCGGCACGCCCACCTATGCCCGGCCCATGTGCGTGGGCGAAGTGCGTTCCAAGGGGCAGGGGGAGCTGCAGACCGACATCGCCAACCTCAAGGCCGCGATGGCGGCCCATGGCGCATCCGAGGGCTTCATGAATGCCGCCTCGCCCGGGGTCATCTCCCTGTTTCTGCAAAACGATTTTTATCCCACCCGGGACGCGTATCTTGCCGCGCTGGCCGACGCCATGGCCGAGGAATACCGCACCATCGTGGAGGCGGGGCTCTACCTGCAGCTTGACTGCCCGGACCTCGCGCTGTCGCGGCACATGCTTTTCAACGACTTGACCGATGATGAGTTCATCAAGATCGCCGGCGCCCATGTGGAGGCTCTGAACCACGCGCTTGCGGGGATCGACCCGGCCCGGGTGCGGGTGCATATCTGCTGGGGCAACTACGAGGGGCCCCATGTCTGCGATATCGACATGGACAAGGTCTTCGGCACGCTCATGGGGGTGTCGGCGCAGCAGCTTCTGTTCGAGACCTCCAACCCCCGCCATGCCCACGAATGGACGGTATTCCGGGACCGCAAGGCCGAGATCCCGGAGGACAAGATCCTCGTGCCCGGGGTCATCGACAGCACCACGAATTTCGTCGAACACCCGGAACTTGTCGCCCAGCGGATCGAACGCTTTGCCGGGATCGTCGGTGCGGACCGGGTGATCGCGGGATCGGATTGCGGCTTCGGGACCTTCGCCGGGTTCGGCGCGGTGGATCCGGACATCGCCTATGCCAAGCTCGCCGCCCTCAGTGATGGGGCGCGCCGAGCCTCCGCACGGTTGGGCTGA